The genomic window TCCGGGCTCCGCCGCCGATCCAGGTGCAGTGGTGCGTTCCGGATCCCCAAGCCCATGTTCCGGTCACCCGGAGCCCACCTTCGACGGCGACCGCCCGCCCGACCGGAGCGGCGTAGCCGCCGACGCACGAGTCGGCCGGGCCAAATATCAGGGTGGCTACGTCAAGGGGTAGGAAGCCAGCCTGGAGCGAAGTGGTGCCGGCGATCATCACACACCACCCGGCCGCCCCGTCGTGGCGGGATACCTCGGCGATGACATCGATAGCCGTTGCCACGTCCAGTTCTGGCCCGCCCAAGTCGGTGGGGGTCAGCAGCCGGAACAGCTCGGCATCAGCGAGGTCGGCCACGACGTCGGCGGGCAGTGTGCGGTTGGCTTCGATGCGTTCAGAACGGTCGGCGAGCGACGGTCCGAGGGCACGGGCCCGTTGGAGGAGGTCGGACATGGAAAAAAACTAGAAGATACTTCTAGAAATAGCAAATAAAACTAGAAATAGCATAGAGTCACGAGTATGTCGACCATCAAGGAGGCCTCGCCGATCGGCCGGTCGGAGCGCACACGGCAGGTCCTGGTCGCGGCCACCGTGCGGCGTCTACGGGCCGACGGAGCTTTCACCGCCGAACAGGTGGCGTCCGACGCCGGGGTCAGCGTGGCCACTATCTACAACCGTTTCCCGGACGGCCGTGACGGTCTGCTGGTCGCCGCCTTCGACCGGGTGCTGGACCGGGTGGTCGCTGCCAGTACCAGACCCCTGACCGCCGACCACCTCCTAGACCACGGGCTGGACTCCACGCTGCGATCCCTAGTCGACGGCCTGGTCACCGTGTTCGCCGAGGAGGCGCTGGTCATGCGGGCGGCATTGGCCCGCCTGCCGGAGAACCGCCTGCTCCGCGAGGCCTATCGCCGACACGAGGCCGAGGCCC from Acidimicrobiales bacterium includes these protein-coding regions:
- a CDS encoding TetR/AcrR family transcriptional regulator, whose product is MSTIKEASPIGRSERTRQVLVAATVRRLRADGAFTAEQVASDAGVSVATIYNRFPDGRDGLLVAAFDRVLDRVVAASTRPLTADHLLDHGLDSTLRSLVDGLVTVFAEEALVMRAALARLPENRLLREAYRRHEAEARDASRQFIERGQAAGRITDGDLDELVDVVLVVGQGVNNPVLLGSARREQLIDHLTEALVAVLAPERLTQ